The genomic segment CCGAAAAAACCAAAACAATTTTATCTAAAATTTCTTTCAAATAATCATCTTGTATACTTAAAAGCTTATAGATAAAATTTGGAGCCATTTGGGTTGAGGTAATTTCATTTGCATGAATAGACAAACCAACAAATAAAACCATTGGCTGTGAATTGATCAGTTCATTTATATCTATTTCACCCTTTATTCTTGGATCTGAAAGAATTTTTTGTTTTTCTAAAATATCTCCTAAATTATCTAAATTATCTTCAGATGATATTATAACTTGATAGATTTTTCTATCTTCAGTTGAATATCCAACATTTTCTAATTTAACATAGGGTGAATTTTTAGCTAAATATTGATAATATTTTAACAATTGTTCATAATCTACTAAAATTTGATCTTCAGTTAGAGGAAAACCATAAAATTCCTCAGGAGAATATAGGTCAACATCTTTGTTTAAATAATAATTGCTATTAAGAATGTTGTGAAGCTTAACATCTTTTATATAATAATCTCTATTAGAAATTCCATGGAGTTTAATATTCTTAGCTGGCTCTAAATCTCCGTATATCAATGGTATATAAAAAACGAAAAATATTAATAGACAAAATATTGTTCTCATCGACATATACCTAAAATTGTTCTATTTTATTTTATAGAGTAAATGTTTATATGTCAAGCA from the Deferribacterota bacterium genome contains:
- a CDS encoding M14 family zinc carboxypeptidase; its protein translation is MRTIFCLLIFFVFYIPLIYGDLEPAKNIKLHGISNRDYYIKDVKLHNILNSNYYLNKDVDLYSPEEFYGFPLTEDQILVDYEQLLKYYQYLAKNSPYVKLENVGYSTEDRKIYQVIISSEDNLDNLGDILEKQKILSDPRIKGEIDINELINSQPMVLFVGLSIHANEITSTQMAPNFIYKLLSIQDDYLKEILDKIVLVFSVTINPDGVDRVVHWYWNTLGTKAEGTTPPFLYQKYAGHDNNRDYFMNNLAETRVWSEQLFKRLYPVIVYDIHEMGNTGPRFFVPPFDDPANPEVHSTIIRDIQLIGGAVASDLAYKNLEGVVTNGIYDMWWHGGLRPAPYYHNQIGILTEAARVNIASP